A portion of the Bifidobacterium sp. ESL0800 genome contains these proteins:
- a CDS encoding LPXTG cell wall anchor domain-containing protein has protein sequence MRMQRKQSKVGKFLACALSGAMALATLLPGTAYAGGDGGSAGGGGGGSMNVSQQWAYKDNNDGGFGGHDMSSITAAFKQMGVTMGIGTNVAQQALDEANTNCTNRFHEAHPGKGDGDCRVVGVGTMTGLSKEFSGQVHNPKQIWIDNWIAQVSGGTYSNSGVSYTTGTAFADQPDTSVDSIVDKYASDDVSIVVIMLNRFEPMIPTYDLSLSTSERAPTGMAVGAKNAARDTIHASNNNSPIKEDVNADVTLHYEGQPDGYVPAGQSTKTGGIHNNGDSSSPSFSPSDLSMTHWQEGRYWFDVDVSKQGKMSAAASHEGSGDSAEQWDVSSLAPPAPTKKVQKGTSVNDMANTTTIESDTGRGGYEMHFKDSITPNGVDYDVSDMKVTDASDGSDVSSQFAMNWDRLANVVTADRSPSLGELPLNHIFRFTFKVTVHNPTTTVVGDLAEVSWNRNPFVETAHFQFPTRDPDPDKAWTTNPDESLDVSDPGHTNQVGADGRTFVPGDRVSSVVNGTLPKDLVEDLSQYSLSDDWSGASRYVDFPNEKAKVYVDGVDRTGDFDITTTGSVTTASAKRSILAGSAHQANDRVVKLVLDGTFKLETTATDAVSMTNSGEEQFNGQGVDTNTPPVLVRSPNPDKAWVKDTQEALNTADKTHANNVAADNKTYVTGDNAVVVVNGTLPKNLARDLDRYVLSDDWSQAAQYVDFPAGKAKVYVDGVDRSDDFSIGVSDHVTTAEAKPAILSGSGKQLKDRKMKLVLNGTMLKDVDAHTTATIVNKGSEQWNGKTAATNTPQVHVWSPNPDKSWVRLDETGKWKLVIDPNKSDATGADNLTFLDGDQLGAVVNLPISDPSVLEYGISKLLLTDDYAKADYLVDPQAISKVRVYMAPAASSSQSSVDAINTIAGSDVTKEFNISQEGTRITAKARSDWLAYLSRHVGAVQITMFVPFLANYANGKGAAKVREDFGKGTGEELAFGTDPGGTDLLNKGSILVNRQGKETNLPKIYGYVPPVKKDVVSEASQGGDQGSVDGKVVYPGQKVEYDLDTQPRLPSLAYPVKTIVLTDRYDEYLTPDKQTLELMNLNSGRMIPKSKYVTKWNDAEHEVAVVITDTALISLWQAGGTPRLQLRFEGTVSADAPGDHKVGNQWMLTLNNSLTPSNEVFNIPPELNPSKHDFQSSKQGDSTVSIDGKTLLLGDSGSYVIDLDATQVGQAYNVWKLGIVDDFDEEYLKVDPTGIAVTGDDGRDYTRKFNIDIHDGVLYAFARQVDTFIAASAQTVKGDPQPQDLKAYAANDEHDPLADPAIDQTLLGQHYHIALPYTVQKVSDGYVVKNKAVQIENTVRKETNEVSNPLKPINPGKDVVVQVGGESVNGSNVYKNSAFLYQLDSSVLPANRAYPKVDEWNIVDDLDPNYDRYTGQWAVYATHDLRGADGKVIAHRGDRIAGNGFDAIGRFGDDLFTLVADDGGISARVGADGIDSANGVDGAEGNGSGMRITVAATEFYRRLVSRDGAHEQGWRAYIQVERIKPTEHHDNTFVETLNGRTNESNTVWTRTPDLIPSLHIEKWDKPSGWSKGDRDDPDDALNIEGDTEIVFTITNTSDDEGGHGALFKASDLKISDTTLAGDGAVTGFKYPAGWSKLVLKPGDHVDVVGTLKDVTASHMDRAKVTGIPLIAYESVDTNPWADGNGNGDAGHSVGGSASSTPGAGDNQNGAQTGDGQVDGPDSGTSSASGMLPEQKTDGPVASCPDSGNGAQLETVNIEGRTMSKMQPVASNLDDWNGKREKPLVATGTSVMLVLLLAGVFLFGALVFMSLSRNRYSPRHR, from the coding sequence ATGAGGATGCAAAGAAAGCAATCCAAGGTTGGAAAATTCCTGGCCTGTGCATTGTCCGGTGCCATGGCTTTGGCGACGTTGCTTCCTGGCACCGCCTATGCGGGCGGTGACGGCGGGTCGGCCGGTGGCGGCGGCGGGGGAAGCATGAATGTCTCCCAACAATGGGCCTACAAGGACAACAACGATGGCGGTTTCGGCGGGCATGACATGTCATCCATCACCGCAGCGTTCAAACAAATGGGCGTTACCATGGGCATCGGCACCAATGTGGCCCAGCAGGCGTTGGATGAGGCGAATACCAATTGCACCAACCGGTTCCACGAGGCACATCCCGGGAAGGGTGACGGGGACTGTCGCGTAGTCGGAGTGGGCACCATGACCGGTCTGAGCAAAGAATTCAGCGGGCAGGTCCATAACCCTAAACAAATATGGATAGATAATTGGATCGCGCAGGTTTCCGGCGGCACTTACAGTAATAGCGGAGTCTCATACACCACTGGAACTGCTTTTGCCGATCAGCCTGATACGTCGGTGGATTCCATAGTGGACAAGTACGCTTCGGATGACGTGTCGATTGTAGTGATCATGCTCAATAGATTCGAGCCGATGATTCCGACCTATGATCTGTCGCTGTCTACCTCGGAACGGGCACCGACCGGTATGGCCGTCGGCGCCAAGAATGCGGCACGGGATACGATTCACGCCAGCAACAATAATTCGCCGATTAAAGAGGATGTAAATGCGGATGTGACCTTACATTACGAGGGTCAGCCCGACGGGTACGTTCCAGCTGGCCAATCGACGAAGACCGGCGGAATCCACAACAACGGCGATTCCTCCTCGCCTTCGTTCTCGCCCTCTGACCTATCGATGACGCATTGGCAGGAGGGTCGATACTGGTTCGATGTGGATGTCAGCAAACAAGGCAAGATGAGCGCAGCCGCTTCGCACGAGGGGTCTGGCGATTCCGCCGAGCAGTGGGACGTCTCTTCGCTGGCTCCTCCGGCACCGACAAAGAAGGTGCAGAAAGGAACCAGCGTCAATGACATGGCCAATACGACCACAATCGAATCCGATACCGGGCGTGGCGGCTATGAGATGCATTTCAAGGATTCGATTACGCCCAACGGTGTCGATTATGACGTTTCCGATATGAAGGTCACCGATGCCAGTGATGGGTCGGATGTGTCAAGTCAATTCGCGATGAATTGGGACCGGCTTGCGAATGTCGTTACGGCCGATCGTTCCCCTAGTTTGGGCGAACTGCCGCTCAACCATATTTTCAGATTCACCTTCAAAGTGACGGTGCACAATCCGACCACCACTGTGGTCGGAGACCTCGCTGAGGTGTCGTGGAACCGGAATCCTTTTGTCGAAACCGCGCATTTTCAGTTTCCGACGCGCGATCCGGATCCTGACAAGGCATGGACCACTAATCCCGATGAATCCCTTGATGTATCGGATCCAGGCCATACCAATCAGGTGGGCGCGGACGGCAGAACCTTTGTACCGGGCGACAGGGTCTCCAGCGTGGTCAATGGTACGTTGCCCAAAGACTTGGTAGAAGACCTTTCACAGTATTCGTTGAGCGACGACTGGTCGGGTGCATCGCGCTATGTCGACTTCCCCAACGAAAAAGCCAAGGTCTATGTGGACGGTGTCGACCGTACCGGAGATTTCGACATCACTACGACCGGTTCTGTGACAACGGCCAGCGCCAAACGCTCGATTCTCGCCGGTAGCGCTCACCAAGCCAATGACCGTGTGGTCAAACTGGTACTTGACGGCACGTTCAAGTTGGAGACGACGGCCACGGACGCGGTGTCGATGACCAATTCCGGTGAAGAGCAATTCAACGGCCAGGGAGTCGATACGAATACGCCGCCAGTGCTCGTGCGTAGCCCCAACCCTGACAAGGCATGGGTCAAGGACACGCAGGAGGCGTTGAATACCGCCGATAAGACGCATGCCAACAATGTGGCTGCCGACAATAAAACCTACGTAACCGGAGACAATGCAGTAGTGGTCGTCAACGGGACTTTGCCCAAGAATCTCGCCCGAGACCTTGACCGATATGTCCTGAGCGATGATTGGTCGCAGGCGGCACAATACGTTGATTTTCCGGCCGGCAAGGCCAAGGTCTATGTCGATGGTGTCGATCGCAGCGACGATTTCAGCATTGGGGTCAGCGATCATGTCACCACGGCCGAGGCCAAACCGGCGATACTGAGCGGCAGCGGCAAACAGCTTAAAGACCGCAAGATGAAGCTGGTGCTGAACGGAACGATGCTCAAAGACGTGGACGCGCATACCACGGCCACGATCGTCAACAAAGGCAGCGAGCAATGGAATGGCAAAACGGCCGCGACGAACACGCCACAGGTGCATGTGTGGAGCCCGAATCCCGACAAAAGCTGGGTGCGGCTCGACGAAACCGGCAAATGGAAGCTGGTGATCGACCCGAACAAAAGCGACGCGACCGGGGCCGACAACCTCACGTTCCTCGATGGCGACCAGCTGGGGGCGGTAGTCAATCTTCCGATCAGCGACCCCAGTGTGCTGGAATATGGCATCAGCAAGCTTTTGCTGACCGACGACTACGCAAAAGCCGACTATCTCGTCGACCCGCAGGCGATTTCCAAGGTGCGCGTGTATATGGCGCCTGCTGCCTCGAGCAGCCAGTCGAGCGTCGACGCCATCAATACCATTGCGGGTTCGGATGTCACCAAGGAATTCAACATTTCGCAAGAAGGGACGAGGATTACCGCCAAGGCCAGGTCCGATTGGCTTGCCTATCTTTCGCGCCATGTCGGCGCTGTGCAGATCACTATGTTTGTTCCGTTCCTCGCCAACTATGCCAACGGGAAGGGTGCCGCGAAAGTCCGTGAGGATTTCGGCAAAGGCACCGGTGAGGAGCTTGCTTTTGGAACCGATCCCGGCGGAACGGATCTGCTGAACAAGGGTTCGATTCTCGTCAACCGCCAAGGCAAGGAGACCAACCTGCCGAAGATCTACGGTTATGTTCCACCCGTGAAAAAGGACGTGGTCAGCGAGGCCTCGCAAGGCGGGGACCAGGGGTCGGTGGATGGCAAGGTCGTCTATCCGGGCCAGAAGGTCGAATACGATCTGGACACCCAGCCGCGTCTTCCTTCTTTGGCTTATCCGGTGAAGACCATCGTGCTCACGGATCGTTATGACGAGTATTTAACGCCTGACAAACAGACGCTGGAACTCATGAATCTCAACAGCGGACGTATGATTCCCAAGTCGAAATACGTGACCAAGTGGAACGACGCCGAGCACGAGGTAGCCGTTGTCATCACTGATACGGCACTTATCTCCCTGTGGCAGGCCGGAGGCACACCACGTTTGCAGTTGCGATTCGAAGGTACTGTCTCAGCCGATGCTCCGGGTGATCACAAGGTAGGCAACCAGTGGATGCTTACGTTGAACAACTCCCTGACGCCGAGCAATGAGGTGTTCAATATCCCTCCCGAGCTGAATCCTTCCAAGCATGATTTCCAGAGCTCGAAGCAAGGTGACTCCACCGTCTCCATCGACGGAAAGACGTTGCTTCTGGGTGATAGCGGCAGCTACGTCATCGATCTGGACGCCACGCAGGTCGGGCAGGCCTACAACGTATGGAAGCTCGGTATCGTCGACGACTTCGATGAGGAATACCTCAAGGTCGACCCCACGGGCATTGCCGTGACGGGCGATGATGGCCGCGACTATACCAGGAAATTCAATATCGACATTCACGACGGCGTGCTTTACGCTTTCGCGCGTCAGGTCGACACGTTCATAGCCGCTTCTGCACAGACAGTGAAGGGAGATCCGCAGCCCCAAGACCTCAAGGCGTATGCGGCAAACGACGAGCATGACCCGCTTGCCGATCCCGCGATCGACCAGACCTTGCTCGGCCAGCACTATCATATTGCGTTGCCGTACACGGTCCAAAAAGTCAGCGACGGTTATGTGGTGAAAAACAAAGCCGTCCAGATCGAAAACACGGTACGCAAGGAGACCAATGAGGTGAGCAACCCGCTCAAGCCGATCAACCCGGGCAAAGACGTGGTCGTTCAGGTCGGCGGCGAATCCGTGAACGGCTCCAACGTATATAAGAACAGCGCGTTCCTTTACCAGTTGGACAGTTCCGTGCTGCCGGCGAATCGGGCCTATCCGAAAGTCGATGAATGGAATATCGTCGATGACCTCGACCCGAACTACGACCGATACACCGGCCAGTGGGCCGTATATGCCACGCATGATTTGCGAGGCGCAGATGGCAAGGTGATTGCTCATCGAGGCGACAGAATTGCCGGCAACGGGTTCGACGCGATCGGCAGATTCGGTGACGATCTCTTTACTCTCGTAGCCGATGACGGAGGCATCTCTGCGCGCGTTGGCGCTGACGGCATCGATAGCGCAAACGGCGTTGATGGTGCCGAAGGCAACGGTTCAGGGATGCGGATCACCGTCGCCGCAACCGAGTTCTACCGCCGGCTTGTCTCTCGTGACGGTGCGCACGAGCAGGGCTGGCGGGCCTACATTCAGGTTGAAAGGATAAAGCCGACCGAGCATCACGACAACACGTTCGTCGAGACCCTCAACGGGAGGACGAACGAGTCGAACACTGTCTGGACCCGCACGCCTGACCTGATCCCTTCGCTGCATATCGAGAAATGGGACAAGCCGAGCGGCTGGTCGAAGGGCGACCGTGACGATCCGGATGATGCGCTCAACATCGAAGGTGACACCGAAATCGTCTTCACCATCACCAACACCAGCGACGATGAAGGCGGGCATGGGGCGCTGTTCAAGGCCAGCGACCTGAAAATCAGCGATACCACCCTCGCCGGCGATGGCGCGGTGACCGGTTTCAAATATCCGGCCGGATGGTCGAAACTGGTGCTGAAGCCCGGGGATCATGTCGATGTGGTCGGCACGCTGAAAGACGTCACGGCTAGTCACATGGACCGCGCCAAGGTCACGGGGATTCCTCTTATCGCCTATGAGAGCGTAGATACGAATCCCTGGGCAGATGGTAACGGCAACGGGGATGCAGGCCATAGTGTTGGGGGCTCTGCGTCTTCGACTCCCGGGGCTGGTGACAATCAGAATGGTGCACAGACCGGTGACGGTCAGGTTGATGGCCCGGACTCTGGCACTTCCAGCGCTTCCGGGATGCTTCCGGAGCAAAAGACTGACGGTCCCGTTGCCTCGTGTCCGGATTCAGGTAACGGTGCCCAACTCGAGACTGTCAACATCGAAGGGCGGACCATGAGCAAGATGCAGCCGGTCGCTTCCAACCTCGACGATTGGAACGGCAAGAGAGAAAAGCCGTTGGTGGCTACCGGCACATCCGTCATGCTGGTGCTGCTGTTGGCTGGCGTGTTCCTCTTCGGAGCTCTGGTGTTCATGAGCTTGTCTCGAAACCGCTACAGCCCTCGGCATCGGTGA
- the atpE gene encoding ATP synthase F0 subunit C, translating to MDIITLAAVSGNLSVIGYGLATLGPGLGLGILFGKAMESTARQPEVSGKIQMIMFIGLALVEVLGLLGFVAALVL from the coding sequence ATGGATATCATCACTCTCGCAGCGGTTTCTGGCAACCTGAGCGTTATCGGCTACGGCCTGGCCACCCTCGGCCCGGGCCTCGGTCTCGGCATTCTCTTCGGCAAGGCCATGGAGTCCACGGCACGCCAGCCCGAAGTCAGCGGCAAGATCCAGATGATCATGTTCATCGGCTTGGCACTGGTCGAGGTTCTCGGCCTGCTCGGCTTCGTCGCCGCTCTGGTGCTCTGA
- a CDS encoding maltotransferase domain-containing protein, protein MAANTTNQEFKEPATPSIPIAAPHQFGRIVIMSVTPCEQRGIFPARIELGEAFTVTAQIFIEGRSHTGATAVLRDPHGEVRQRVAMTCTNPGLDLWKAELAAGIPSDLKPWNKDFGKVRQQLGEWTVVLEGWEDVYASWLADARIKVDVDDDAENALISGSQLLARWSENTDCNLDDAQRNALQKAAQLLADDSLDIKERLAAADNPAISALHHSNPLRDGLSASAPQRFRVERPGSSFTAWYQFFPRSEGANRDPQTGEITQGTLKTALSGLDRAKAEGFDVVYLPPIFPIGVTNRKGRNNALVAGPDDPGSPFGIGSPLGGHDTVDPLLGTMDDFKTFCAHAHKLGLEIALDFALQCSPDHPWVREHPNWFRHKPDGTIAFAENPPKKYQDIYPIDFNIDMPGIERETERIMDLWVAAGVTMFRIDNPHTKPVRFWQDVIEAVQRKHPEILFLAEAFTRPAIMRALSLAGFTQSHSYFPWRNTKDEVSEYLQTTNSDEAYYQHNTFWPTTPDILTDYLRDNGPVGHKVRAVLAAMGSPSWGIYNGYELVENRQQEGREEQADNEKYEIKVRDWSEADKYGIATLLTDLNHIRRAHPACRSYHDVTMLWTSDPNVVAFARHIPPMTTGLADKQNSDETSSANDGAENAAFAAPGDTLIVVVNLDGKAAHTSEVNFDPALLGLPRDHTFDVHDELGGGSFTWSSNNKVTLDPAERPAYIFSIAGSKQE, encoded by the coding sequence ATGGCAGCCAACACCACAAACCAGGAATTCAAGGAACCGGCCACACCCAGCATTCCCATTGCCGCACCTCACCAATTCGGACGAATCGTCATCATGTCGGTCACGCCGTGCGAACAGCGCGGAATCTTCCCGGCTCGCATCGAACTGGGCGAGGCGTTCACCGTGACGGCGCAAATCTTCATCGAAGGCCGCAGCCATACCGGAGCCACCGCGGTTCTGCGCGACCCGCACGGCGAGGTCAGGCAACGCGTCGCCATGACCTGCACCAATCCAGGCCTCGATTTATGGAAAGCCGAACTCGCCGCCGGCATTCCCAGCGACCTCAAACCATGGAACAAGGACTTCGGCAAAGTCCGGCAACAGCTTGGCGAGTGGACGGTCGTGCTCGAAGGCTGGGAGGATGTGTATGCCTCCTGGCTGGCCGACGCACGCATCAAAGTCGACGTCGACGATGACGCCGAAAACGCCTTGATTTCAGGCTCCCAGCTCCTCGCACGCTGGTCGGAGAATACTGATTGCAACCTCGACGACGCCCAGCGCAACGCCTTGCAAAAAGCCGCCCAACTGCTTGCCGACGATTCCTTGGATATCAAGGAGCGGCTTGCTGCTGCCGACAACCCGGCCATCTCGGCCCTTCACCACTCGAATCCGTTGCGGGATGGACTCAGCGCGAGCGCCCCGCAACGTTTCAGGGTCGAACGCCCCGGATCGAGCTTCACCGCGTGGTACCAGTTCTTCCCGCGCTCCGAAGGCGCGAACCGCGACCCGCAAACCGGCGAAATCACTCAGGGGACGCTGAAAACCGCATTGTCCGGGCTCGACCGCGCCAAGGCCGAAGGTTTCGATGTGGTCTATCTGCCGCCGATTTTCCCCATCGGCGTCACCAACCGCAAAGGCCGCAACAACGCCTTGGTGGCGGGACCGGACGATCCGGGCTCGCCGTTCGGCATCGGTTCGCCGCTCGGCGGTCATGATACGGTCGACCCGCTGCTCGGCACGATGGACGATTTCAAGACGTTCTGCGCCCACGCGCACAAGCTCGGACTCGAGATCGCGCTGGACTTTGCGCTGCAATGTTCGCCGGACCATCCGTGGGTTCGTGAGCATCCGAACTGGTTCCGCCACAAGCCGGACGGCACCATCGCGTTCGCCGAGAACCCGCCGAAGAAATATCAGGACATCTATCCCATCGATTTCAACATCGACATGCCCGGCATCGAGCGCGAGACCGAGCGCATCATGGACCTGTGGGTCGCCGCGGGCGTCACCATGTTCCGCATCGACAACCCGCACACCAAGCCGGTGCGTTTCTGGCAGGACGTCATCGAGGCGGTGCAGCGCAAGCACCCCGAAATCCTCTTCCTTGCCGAAGCCTTCACCCGCCCGGCGATCATGCGGGCGCTGAGTCTGGCCGGATTCACGCAATCGCACAGTTACTTCCCCTGGCGCAACACCAAGGACGAAGTGAGCGAATACCTGCAGACCACCAACAGCGACGAGGCCTACTACCAGCACAACACGTTCTGGCCCACCACGCCCGACATCCTCACCGACTATCTGCGCGACAACGGACCGGTTGGTCATAAGGTCCGCGCTGTCCTGGCCGCAATGGGCTCGCCGTCCTGGGGCATCTACAACGGCTACGAGCTGGTGGAGAACCGGCAGCAGGAAGGCCGCGAAGAGCAAGCCGACAACGAGAAATACGAAATCAAGGTGCGCGATTGGAGCGAGGCCGATAAATATGGTATCGCTACGCTGCTCACCGACCTCAACCACATCCGCCGCGCGCACCCTGCCTGCCGCAGCTATCACGATGTGACCATGCTCTGGACCAGCGACCCAAACGTCGTCGCCTTCGCCCGCCATATTCCGCCGATGACAACCGGTTTGGCGGATAAGCAGAACAGCGACGAGACCAGCAGCGCAAACGACGGAGCCGAAAACGCAGCCTTTGCAGCCCCTGGCGACACCCTCATCGTCGTGGTCAACCTCGATGGCAAGGCCGCCCACACCTCGGAGGTGAACTTCGATCCGGCACTGCTCGGCCTGCCCCGTGATCATACCTTCGACGTCCACGACGAACTCGGCGGCGGCAGTTTCACCTGGTCGAGCAACAACAAGGTCACCCTCGATCCCGCCGAGCGCCCGGCCTATATTTTCAGCATCGCGGGAAGCAAGCAAGAATAA
- the atpB gene encoding F0F1 ATP synthase subunit A gives MIEAVGANMVLASASGADLPGVNDFLPPEILFQGTPFAINRIILIRIVATILLLIILGLTAARAKLIPGRWQGLIEFGMDFVRNSVVYETMGELRGKRYVPMITTLFFTIFFFNLFGVIPGANMAATATITMPLVFAIWVLVQYWVAACREKGLWGYIRDECFTPGVPWPVYILLAPIQLLELVIIRPASLTIRLFANMISGHLTVATCLAFAQFWMIESANKMVGIPVGAAWFLGGIVMTLFEVFVAFLQAYVFSILATVYINLSYPEAE, from the coding sequence ATGATCGAAGCTGTTGGCGCGAATATGGTGTTGGCGTCGGCGTCCGGTGCGGATTTGCCGGGTGTCAACGACTTCCTGCCTCCGGAAATCCTTTTCCAGGGCACGCCATTTGCTATCAATCGCATCATTCTCATCCGCATCGTCGCTACGATTCTCTTGCTCATCATTTTGGGCCTGACCGCGGCACGTGCCAAGCTCATTCCCGGCCGTTGGCAGGGTCTGATCGAATTCGGCATGGATTTCGTACGCAACAGCGTGGTCTACGAGACCATGGGCGAGTTGCGCGGCAAGCGTTACGTGCCGATGATCACCACCCTGTTCTTCACGATTTTCTTCTTCAACCTTTTCGGTGTCATTCCCGGGGCCAATATGGCCGCGACGGCCACCATCACCATGCCTTTGGTCTTCGCCATCTGGGTATTGGTGCAGTATTGGGTCGCTGCGTGCCGTGAAAAGGGACTTTGGGGCTACATCCGCGACGAGTGCTTCACACCTGGGGTGCCGTGGCCGGTCTACATCCTTCTGGCTCCGATTCAGCTGCTCGAGTTGGTCATCATCCGCCCGGCATCGCTGACGATTCGACTTTTCGCCAACATGATCTCTGGCCACCTTACAGTTGCCACCTGCCTGGCGTTCGCCCAGTTCTGGATGATCGAGTCGGCCAACAAGATGGTCGGCATCCCGGTGGGGGCCGCGTGGTTCCTCGGCGGCATCGTAATGACGCTTTTCGAGGTCTTCGTTGCGTTCCTGCAGGCCTACGTCTTCTCGATTCTTGCGACGGTCTATATCAACCTGAGTTACCCGGAGGCGGAATAG
- the metA gene encoding homoserine O-succinyltransferase, which yields MPIKIASGLPAREILESERIFAIEKPEAEQQKIRPLKLVILNLMPKKIETETQLLRLISKSPLQVDIDFMKTSTHESTHVSADHLLKFYENFDAFKDNYYDGLVVTGAPVEQLDFAQVDYWDELTQILDWAQTHVFSTMYLCWGAMAGLNYRYGIRKQNFKEKLFGVFPQFLQDEYCFITNGFDEISLQPHSRVAGMNEDDIAANKDLQVLTWGPQTGSGLIAARDFSEVFVLGHWEYGKYTLRDEYERDKAKGLTNVPFPANYFPHDDPTMEPLFSWRAHANLLWRNWLNWVYETTPYDLKEVPKLRAEKKLGTDRSIRHEPGMPRNDCFKPLVNDGYGVVPDTTEK from the coding sequence ATGCCTATCAAGATTGCCAGCGGACTGCCTGCGCGTGAAATACTCGAGAGCGAACGGATATTCGCCATCGAAAAGCCCGAGGCGGAACAGCAGAAAATCCGCCCCCTCAAGTTGGTCATTCTCAACCTCATGCCCAAGAAAATCGAGACGGAGACGCAGCTGCTGCGTTTGATTTCCAAGTCCCCGCTGCAGGTCGACATCGATTTCATGAAGACCTCGACCCACGAGTCCACCCACGTCAGCGCCGATCACCTGCTCAAGTTCTATGAGAATTTCGACGCGTTCAAAGACAATTATTACGACGGTTTGGTGGTCACCGGCGCGCCGGTGGAGCAGCTGGATTTCGCACAGGTCGATTATTGGGATGAGTTGACGCAGATCCTCGACTGGGCACAGACCCACGTTTTCTCCACGATGTACCTGTGCTGGGGCGCGATGGCAGGCCTCAACTACCGTTACGGAATCCGCAAGCAAAATTTCAAAGAAAAACTTTTTGGCGTGTTCCCGCAATTTCTGCAGGATGAGTATTGCTTTATCACCAACGGGTTCGACGAGATTTCGTTGCAGCCTCATTCGCGTGTCGCCGGCATGAACGAGGACGATATCGCGGCGAACAAGGATTTGCAGGTGCTCACCTGGGGGCCGCAGACCGGTTCCGGGCTTATCGCCGCCCGTGATTTTTCCGAGGTCTTTGTGCTTGGCCATTGGGAGTATGGCAAGTACACCTTGCGTGACGAATACGAGCGTGACAAAGCCAAAGGCCTTACGAACGTGCCGTTCCCTGCCAATTATTTCCCGCACGATGACCCCACGATGGAGCCGCTGTTCTCGTGGCGCGCCCATGCGAATCTGCTCTGGCGCAACTGGCTCAACTGGGTTTACGAAACCACCCCATATGACCTCAAAGAGGTTCCGAAACTTCGCGCAGAGAAAAAATTGGGTACCGATCGTTCCATTCGACATGAGCCCGGCATGCCGCGCAACGATTGTTTCAAACCGCTGGTAAATGATGGGTATGGGGTTGTCCCGGATACGACAGAAAAGTGA
- a CDS encoding F0F1 ATP synthase subunit B — protein sequence MTFAASKGINLFIPKVYDIVWSLIILAIVAVFFYKFFMPKFNAIFDERAEKIEGNIAKAKKAKEDADLAKKKYEDQLNHARVDASKITDDARGEATKIISDAHTRADKEAEQITANAQRSIASQQQQAMVTLKSEVGTLATALAGKILGAKLEDSDVQTNMLDGMIDDLDKKTDNTK from the coding sequence ATGACATTTGCTGCCTCGAAGGGCATCAACCTGTTTATTCCGAAGGTCTATGACATCGTATGGTCCCTGATCATTCTTGCCATAGTCGCTGTGTTCTTCTACAAATTCTTCATGCCGAAGTTCAACGCCATTTTCGACGAGCGCGCCGAAAAGATCGAAGGCAACATCGCCAAGGCCAAAAAGGCCAAGGAAGATGCGGACTTGGCCAAGAAGAAGTATGAGGACCAACTCAACCATGCCCGTGTCGATGCCTCCAAGATCACCGACGACGCCCGTGGCGAGGCGACGAAGATCATTTCCGACGCCCACACCCGTGCGGATAAGGAAGCCGAGCAGATCACCGCGAACGCCCAGCGTTCGATAGCCTCGCAGCAACAGCAGGCGATGGTGACGTTGAAGAGCGAGGTCGGTACATTGGCCACGGCTCTTGCCGGCAAAATCCTGGGTGCCAAGCTCGAGGACAGCGACGTGCAGACCAACATGCTCGACGGTATGATCGACGATCTCGACAAGAAAACAGACAATACGAAGTGA